In the genome of Haemophilus pittmaniae, one region contains:
- the brnQ gene encoding branched-chain amino acid transport system II carrier protein, with protein sequence MFKKAGLTGLLLFGIFFGAGNLIFPPALGALSGDAFWPAIGGFVLSGVGIAVLTLIIGALNPKGYVFEISEKISPLVAIIYLVVLYLAIGPFFAIPRTATAAYEVGIAPLLGDKTSQYLLPFTLIYFAAALLIALNPSKILDSVGRILTPLFAALILLLVVLGVYQYMDFPPANTAAEYLQSAFGSGFLEGYNTLDALASVAFSVIVVKTLRQLGFQNKRQYIITIWLVGIVVAAGFSLLYIGLALLGNHFPIPPEIMQSDINKGVYILSAATQAIFGHYAQWFLALMVSMTCFTTTVGLIVSCSEFFKERFPQLSYKHYALLFTLIGLAVANLGLNTIIRFSVPVLQLLYPITIVLVVLIIAHKFIPLAKLGMQLTVLLVGLTALADVIAQHFALPLLSAGIKQLPFAELAMAWVAPGLLGLLCAMILPNRYRSTPFHLE encoded by the coding sequence ATGTTTAAAAAAGCGGGATTAACCGGATTGTTGTTATTCGGGATTTTCTTTGGCGCGGGAAATTTAATTTTTCCACCGGCGTTGGGGGCCTTATCGGGCGATGCATTTTGGCCTGCCATTGGTGGCTTTGTGCTATCTGGTGTGGGTATCGCTGTGCTCACATTAATTATCGGGGCATTAAATCCAAAGGGGTATGTATTTGAGATTTCTGAAAAAATATCGCCCCTTGTAGCCATTATTTATTTAGTCGTGCTCTATTTGGCAATCGGTCCATTTTTTGCAATTCCGCGTACAGCAACGGCCGCCTATGAAGTGGGGATTGCGCCATTACTTGGCGATAAAACTAGCCAATATCTATTGCCATTCACCCTGATTTATTTTGCGGCAGCGTTACTGATTGCCCTGAATCCATCAAAAATTTTAGATAGCGTCGGACGCATTCTAACTCCGCTATTCGCGGCCTTGATTCTACTTTTAGTGGTGTTAGGTGTTTATCAATATATGGATTTTCCACCGGCGAATACCGCTGCGGAATATTTGCAATCGGCATTTGGTAGCGGCTTTTTAGAGGGATATAACACCTTAGATGCTTTGGCTTCCGTTGCCTTTAGCGTGATTGTGGTGAAAACGTTGCGCCAATTGGGATTCCAGAATAAACGACAATATATCATCACGATTTGGTTGGTGGGGATTGTGGTCGCCGCCGGATTTAGCTTGCTGTATATCGGGCTGGCCTTGCTGGGAAATCACTTCCCTATTCCACCGGAAATCATGCAATCGGACATCAATAAGGGCGTGTATATTTTATCCGCCGCAACGCAAGCCATTTTCGGGCATTATGCACAATGGTTCTTGGCATTGATGGTGAGTATGACTTGTTTCACCACCACGGTGGGGCTTATCGTGTCCTGTTCAGAATTCTTTAAAGAGCGTTTTCCGCAACTGTCCTATAAACATTATGCGCTATTGTTTACGCTAATTGGCTTAGCGGTGGCCAATTTGGGATTGAACACAATTATTCGCTTCTCAGTGCCGGTGCTCCAATTACTCTATCCGATTACTATTGTGTTGGTGGTATTGATTATCGCGCATAAATTTATTCCGTTAGCCAAATTGGGCATGCAGCTGACCGTCCTCTTGGTAGGACTAACCGCCTTGGCTGATGTGATTGCACAACATTTTGCATTGCCACTTTTGAGCGCTGGAATTAAACAACTGCCCTTTGCCGAACTGGCTATGGCTTGGGTAGCTCCTGGTTTATTGGGGTTGCTGTGCGCGATGATTTTGCCAAATCGCTACCGCAGTACGCCGTTTCATTTGGAATAA
- the smrB gene encoding endonuclease SmrB produces MPDNDELALFRAATAGIKPLKQDTLAPVRIHKEPNKLLQRQLREKQDTLFYFSDEYEPLLNEYDGVVKYLREGEESHLLKQLRRGDFSPELFLDLHGLTREQAKQELAALLLACEQEQVDCASIMTGYGTFTLKKQIPRWLVQHPKVRALHQAPKEWGGDAAILILVEI; encoded by the coding sequence ATGCCAGATAACGATGAATTGGCGCTGTTCCGCGCCGCTACAGCCGGCATTAAGCCGTTAAAACAGGATACCTTAGCGCCCGTGCGCATTCACAAAGAGCCAAATAAGCTCTTACAACGTCAATTGCGTGAAAAGCAGGACACGTTGTTTTATTTCTCCGATGAATATGAACCTTTGCTCAACGAGTATGATGGCGTGGTGAAATATTTACGAGAAGGGGAAGAATCGCATTTGCTTAAACAATTACGCCGTGGGGATTTCAGCCCGGAATTATTCCTAGATTTACATGGTTTAACCCGTGAACAGGCCAAGCAGGAACTGGCTGCGTTGCTTTTAGCCTGTGAACAGGAGCAGGTGGATTGCGCCTCCATTATGACCGGCTACGGCACTTTCACTCTGAAAAAACAAATTCCCCGCTGGCTGGTGCAACACCCGAAGGTGCGCGCGCTCCATCAAGCTCCCAAAGAGTGGGGCGGAGATGCCGCAATTCTGATTTTGGTCGAAATCTAA
- the prmB gene encoding 50S ribosomal protein L3 N(5)-glutamine methyltransferase, with product MTEHNQALAATIREDNVLEALQSIEDFLRWTYSSFNRSDIYYGQGFDNPWDEAQQLVLGGLQLPPDVPESLYRARLTQSEKETLLELVLARIEQRVPVAYLTNSAWFCGLEFYVDERTIIPRSPISALIQDGFSSLLTHQPQRILDLCTGSGCIAIACADKFPEAEVDAVDLSVDALNVAEINIARHQMEHQVFPIQSDLFNNLLGQQYDLIVSNPPYVDAEDLADMPQEFHFEPELALGSGADGLDITKRILREAADYLTENGVLVCEVGNSMLSLIEQYPEVPFNWLELKNGGLGVFALDKATLLQFREQF from the coding sequence ATGACAGAACATAATCAAGCCCTTGCTGCAACTATCCGTGAGGATAATGTGCTAGAGGCCTTACAAAGCATTGAGGATTTTTTACGCTGGACTTACAGCAGTTTTAACCGTAGCGATATTTATTATGGTCAAGGATTTGATAATCCTTGGGATGAAGCCCAGCAATTGGTATTAGGCGGACTACAATTGCCACCTGATGTGCCGGAATCGTTATATCGCGCCCGTTTAACCCAAAGTGAAAAAGAAACCTTGTTGGAATTGGTATTGGCACGTATTGAGCAACGTGTGCCGGTGGCTTATTTAACGAATAGTGCTTGGTTCTGCGGTTTGGAATTTTATGTGGATGAACGCACCATTATTCCGCGTTCACCAATTAGTGCATTAATTCAGGATGGTTTTAGCTCACTATTAACGCATCAGCCACAACGCATCTTAGATCTTTGTACCGGTAGCGGTTGCATCGCAATCGCCTGCGCCGATAAATTCCCAGAAGCGGAAGTGGATGCCGTAGATTTATCAGTCGATGCACTAAACGTGGCAGAGATTAATATTGCCCGCCACCAAATGGAGCATCAAGTGTTCCCGATTCAATCGGATCTGTTTAATAATTTGCTTGGTCAACAATATGATTTAATCGTCAGCAATCCACCTTATGTGGATGCCGAAGATTTAGCCGATATGCCACAGGAATTCCATTTTGAGCCGGAATTGGCGTTAGGTTCCGGGGCGGATGGTTTGGATATTACCAAACGTATTTTGCGTGAAGCGGCTGATTATTTAACGGAAAATGGTGTATTGGTATGTGAAGTGGGAAATAGCATGCTAAGCTTGATTGAACAATATCCGGAGGTGCCGTTTAATTGGCTGGAGCTAAAAAATGGCGGTTTAGGCGTATTTGCCTTGGATAAAGCAACCTTGCTGCAATTCCGCGAACAATTCTAA
- a CDS encoding histidine phosphatase family protein — MSKKLTFYFIRHGRTQWNEQGLLQGFGDSPLTEQGIVGAQKTGAALQQVEFAAAYSSILQRTIDTAGHIIGERDIPLFQHRGLNEQFFGSWEGMQVDDLRELTEFKQLINEPGAYKALNNGGETFEQLAVRAMAALHDIIKVHQSGANILVVSHGHTLRLLLALLGGATWQNHRDAGKSESLLNTSISIVKYDSESGFHIEQLNDVAHLQ; from the coding sequence ATGTCTAAAAAACTGACTTTTTATTTTATTCGTCATGGTCGCACCCAATGGAACGAACAAGGACTTTTGCAAGGATTTGGTGATTCACCGCTGACCGAACAAGGTATTGTCGGCGCTCAGAAAACCGGTGCTGCCTTACAGCAGGTCGAATTTGCCGCGGCATATTCCAGTATTTTACAACGTACCATTGACACTGCAGGGCATATTATCGGTGAACGAGATATTCCGCTGTTTCAACATCGTGGACTAAATGAGCAGTTTTTTGGGAGTTGGGAAGGAATGCAAGTCGATGACTTGCGGGAATTAACCGAGTTCAAACAACTCATCAATGAACCGGGCGCTTATAAAGCATTAAACAATGGTGGTGAAACCTTTGAACAATTAGCGGTTCGTGCAATGGCTGCGTTGCACGATATTATTAAGGTGCATCAATCGGGTGCCAATATTTTAGTGGTATCGCATGGCCATACCTTGCGTCTTTTATTGGCCTTATTGGGCGGGGCAACTTGGCAAAACCACCGTGATGCAGGTAAATCAGAGTCATTATTGAATACTTCGATTAGCATTGTGAAATACGATAGTGAAAGCGGCTTTCATATTGAGCAACTTAATGATGTAGCTCATTTACAATAA
- the tdeA gene encoding toxin/drug exporter TdeA, producing MLHIKKAALALMLSSALVGCANIGDSYKASQQDYQKYAEITKQYNVKENWWALYNDPQLNQVVEQALLNNKNLAKAAVSLNRALYSANLAGANLIPAFSGSTSSSASKNIKTGGNSTLSHKGSLNVSYTLDLWRRLADAADAAEWTHKATAEDLEATKLSLINSVVTTYYQIAYLNDAISATLDSIKYYTDISAIMQRRFNQGVADSASIDQAQQAVLTARNSLISYETQRKTAEQTLRNLLNLTPDAALNINFPHILSVKNVGVNLNVPVSVIANRPDIKGYQYRLSSAFKNAKATEKGWFPEVTLGGSLSSSGTHVNNATHTPIASGLLNISLPFLNWNTVKWNVKISEADYETARLNYEQAITTVLNDVDTNYFAFRQAESSFANQQKTYQYNQRITQYYRNRYNAGVSELREWLTAANTEKASQIAILNAKYALIQSENAVYSSMAGYYSR from the coding sequence ATGTTACATATTAAAAAAGCAGCACTGGCCCTTATGTTAAGCAGTGCTTTAGTCGGTTGTGCCAATATCGGCGATTCTTACAAGGCCAGCCAACAGGATTATCAAAAATATGCGGAAATTACCAAGCAATATAATGTGAAAGAAAACTGGTGGGCGTTATACAATGATCCACAATTAAATCAAGTTGTAGAGCAAGCCTTACTAAACAATAAAAATTTAGCGAAAGCAGCAGTAAGCTTAAATCGTGCACTGTACTCTGCGAATCTTGCTGGAGCTAATTTGATTCCGGCCTTTAGTGGTTCAACATCTTCATCCGCATCTAAAAATATTAAGACCGGTGGTAATTCTACACTTAGCCATAAGGGTTCACTTAATGTTAGCTATACCTTGGATTTATGGCGTCGTTTAGCCGATGCAGCAGATGCGGCAGAATGGACTCACAAAGCGACAGCTGAAGATTTAGAAGCGACTAAACTGTCATTGATTAACTCAGTTGTTACAACCTATTATCAAATCGCCTATTTGAATGATGCAATTAGTGCGACCCTGGATAGCATCAAATATTACACGGATATTAGTGCCATTATGCAACGCCGTTTCAATCAAGGTGTAGCGGATAGCGCCAGTATCGATCAAGCCCAACAGGCTGTATTGACAGCCCGCAATAGCCTCATTTCTTACGAAACTCAGCGCAAAACTGCGGAGCAAACATTACGTAATCTGTTAAATTTAACCCCGGATGCTGCTTTAAATATCAACTTCCCGCATATTCTTAGCGTGAAAAACGTGGGCGTGAATTTAAATGTGCCGGTTTCTGTGATTGCTAATCGTCCAGATATCAAAGGTTATCAATATCGTTTAAGTAGCGCGTTCAAAAATGCGAAAGCCACAGAGAAAGGCTGGTTCCCTGAAGTAACTTTAGGCGGTAGCCTCAGTTCTTCCGGTACCCATGTGAATAATGCGACCCACACGCCAATTGCATCTGGCTTATTAAATATCAGTTTGCCGTTCTTGAATTGGAATACGGTGAAATGGAATGTCAAAATTTCTGAAGCTGATTATGAAACCGCCCGTTTAAATTATGAACAGGCAATCACGACGGTATTGAACGATGTGGATACCAACTATTTTGCCTTCCGCCAAGCCGAAAGCAGCTTTGCTAACCAGCAAAAAACTTATCAATACAACCAACGAATTACCCAATATTATCGTAATCGTTATAATGCGGGCGTTTCCGAATTACGTGAATGGTTGACTGCAGCCAATACCGAAAAAGCTTCGCAGATTGCCATCTTAAATGCAAAATACGCACTAATTCAAAGTGAAAATGCGGTATATAGCTCAATGGCAGGGTATTACTCCCGCTAA
- a CDS encoding MacB family efflux pump subunit: MQIIEIKNLNRYFGEGENRAHILKDISLSIEKGDFVAIIGQSGSGKSTLMNIIGCLDTASSGSYKINGKETIELSKDQLSDLRSQKFGFIFQRYNLLSSLTAQENVALPAIYAGFSQQVRLERAKQLLEKLGLGDKCQNKPSQLSGGQQQRVSIARALMNGGEIILADEPTGALDSQSGKNVMEILRQLHSEGHTIIMVTHDREIAAQANRVIEISDGKIINDSQKKAVSSITNTAINERKRHFGFSKDQLAESFKMSISAIIAHKMRSLLTMLGIIIGITSVVSVVALGNGSQQKILENIKGIGTNTMTIFNGTGFGDRRAEQMQNLTVSDANVLSQQHYVQSVTPNSYASGTLVYGNKEFSSTTLKGVGEESFDVEGLKLKQGRLLSHQDVLDSNQVALIDESAKKSIFPNEDPIGKVVMLNKRPLIIIGVVSDKQMGGASSSLNMYAPYTTVMNRISGSKKIGSITVKIDDSVDTTAAEKGITELLKMRHGKKDFFIMNSDTIKQTIESTTGTMKLLISSIAFISLIVGGIGVMNIMLVSVTERTKEIGVRMAIGARQGNILQQFLIEAILICLIGGITGVMISGLIGLIFNLFVKDFTMAFSAFSIVAAVLFSTLIGVIFGYMPAKRAAQLDPINALARE, translated from the coding sequence TTGCAAATCATTGAAATTAAAAACCTGAATCGCTATTTCGGGGAAGGGGAAAATCGAGCGCATATCTTAAAGGATATTTCTCTTTCCATTGAAAAAGGTGATTTTGTGGCCATTATCGGGCAATCAGGCTCCGGCAAATCAACTTTGATGAATATTATCGGTTGTTTGGATACAGCCTCAAGCGGCTCCTATAAAATTAATGGTAAAGAAACCATCGAGCTTTCAAAGGATCAACTGTCTGACCTGCGTAGTCAAAAATTCGGTTTTATTTTCCAACGCTATAATTTGTTATCCAGCTTAACGGCACAAGAAAATGTTGCATTACCGGCTATTTATGCAGGATTTTCTCAGCAGGTGAGACTTGAGCGGGCCAAACAGCTGTTGGAAAAGCTCGGATTAGGCGATAAATGTCAAAATAAACCCTCTCAATTGTCCGGCGGACAGCAACAACGAGTAAGTATTGCGCGAGCGCTAATGAATGGTGGTGAGATCATTTTAGCCGATGAGCCGACCGGTGCGTTGGATTCCCAAAGCGGTAAAAATGTTATGGAAATTTTGCGCCAACTGCATTCAGAGGGGCATACCATCATTATGGTAACCCATGACCGAGAAATTGCGGCTCAAGCTAATCGCGTGATTGAAATTAGTGATGGAAAAATCATTAACGATAGCCAAAAGAAAGCAGTAAGTTCTATTACCAATACAGCGATAAACGAACGAAAACGTCACTTTGGATTTAGTAAGGATCAATTAGCTGAATCCTTCAAAATGTCTATTAGTGCAATAATTGCCCATAAAATGCGCTCATTGCTCACGATGTTAGGGATCATTATTGGGATCACATCGGTTGTATCTGTTGTTGCATTGGGAAATGGTTCTCAGCAGAAAATTTTGGAAAATATCAAAGGGATTGGCACGAATACTATGACCATCTTTAATGGGACAGGATTTGGTGACCGCCGTGCTGAGCAAATGCAAAATTTGACAGTGAGTGATGCTAATGTATTAAGTCAGCAGCATTATGTTCAGAGTGTAACGCCTAATAGCTACGCTAGCGGTACATTGGTGTATGGTAATAAGGAGTTTTCTTCAACAACTTTAAAAGGTGTTGGGGAAGAATCCTTTGATGTCGAAGGTTTAAAATTAAAACAAGGTCGCTTACTATCTCACCAAGATGTGTTGGATAGTAATCAAGTTGCTCTAATAGATGAAAGTGCTAAAAAATCTATTTTTCCCAATGAGGATCCTATCGGCAAAGTTGTAATGCTTAATAAACGCCCATTAATTATTATTGGAGTCGTATCAGACAAACAAATGGGCGGAGCTAGTAGTTCATTAAATATGTATGCTCCTTACACAACGGTAATGAATCGAATTTCCGGCAGTAAGAAAATTGGCTCGATAACAGTTAAAATCGATGATTCGGTAGATACTACTGCAGCAGAAAAGGGCATTACTGAATTACTTAAGATGCGCCATGGTAAAAAAGATTTTTTTATCATGAATAGCGATACGATTAAGCAAACCATTGAAAGCACCACCGGTACGATGAAATTGTTAATTTCTTCCATTGCGTTTATTTCATTAATTGTTGGTGGTATTGGCGTAATGAATATTATGTTGGTTTCCGTTACCGAGCGAACCAAAGAAATCGGTGTACGAATGGCAATTGGTGCTAGACAGGGTAATATCTTGCAACAATTTTTAATTGAAGCCATTTTAATTTGTTTAATTGGTGGGATTACCGGCGTAATGATTTCAGGCCTTATCGGTTTAATATTTAATTTATTTGTAAAAGATTTCACCATGGCTTTCTCAGCCTTTTCTATCGTTGCAGCCGTATTATTCTCCACATTAATCGGTGTTATTTTCGGTTATATGCCAGCCAAAAGAGCAGCTCAATTGGATCCGATAAATGCACTAGCACGGGAATAA
- a CDS encoding efflux RND transporter periplasmic adaptor subunit: MKKKLFLLLGIVLILGIAYFFWTDDSKQQTRYLTEAVTRGNIEKNVIANGSIESVNEVDVGAQVSGKITKLYIKLGQDVTKGDLIADIDSTTQINTLNTSKAVLASYQAQLKAKETAYNVALSAYNRYVKLYSQKALSLDELNSSKNTLDAAKSEMDALKESIKQAEIEVNTAETNVGYTKITAPMDGTIVAVPVSEGQTVNANQTTPTIVTIADLSRMRIKPEISEGDITKVKAGQKVRFTILSDSQTVYHSVIDSVDPADTTTSDSSSSSSSSSSSSSSSSTSAIYYYANVLIDNPDRILRIGMTTENNIEIANVTDVLLVPNMAIQKQNGKTFVNVLKENNQVEQRSVEVGVQNDIQSEVKSGLQEGEKVIVSQVVAGEQVGNSMRGPRMF; the protein is encoded by the coding sequence ATGAAAAAAAAGTTATTTTTATTACTCGGTATTGTACTTATTCTTGGAATTGCTTATTTCTTCTGGACAGATGATAGTAAACAACAAACTCGTTATTTAACGGAAGCCGTCACCCGTGGCAATATTGAAAAAAATGTTATTGCAAATGGTTCCATTGAAAGTGTGAACGAAGTTGATGTGGGCGCACAGGTTTCTGGTAAGATTACGAAGCTCTATATTAAATTGGGACAGGATGTAACAAAAGGCGATCTCATTGCAGACATTGATTCCACGACTCAAATAAACACGCTAAACACCAGTAAAGCAGTATTAGCAAGTTATCAGGCTCAATTAAAGGCTAAGGAAACCGCATATAATGTGGCTCTTTCCGCATACAACCGCTATGTCAAGCTTTACAGTCAAAAAGCCCTTTCTCTTGACGAACTCAATTCATCTAAAAATACGCTGGATGCAGCAAAATCAGAAATGGATGCCTTAAAAGAATCCATCAAACAGGCTGAAATTGAAGTAAATACAGCAGAAACCAATGTTGGCTATACTAAGATTACAGCACCAATGGATGGGACTATTGTCGCTGTACCTGTTTCTGAAGGGCAAACAGTTAATGCTAACCAAACTACGCCGACGATCGTGACTATTGCTGATTTAAGCCGTATGCGAATTAAACCGGAAATTTCAGAAGGTGATATAACAAAGGTTAAAGCCGGTCAAAAGGTTCGTTTTACCATTCTATCTGACAGCCAAACGGTTTATCACTCAGTGATTGATTCTGTTGATCCGGCAGACACAACCACTAGCGACAGCAGTTCTTCATCGAGTTCTTCTAGCAGTAGTTCAAGTAGTTCATCTACATCGGCAATCTATTATTACGCAAATGTGCTAATTGATAATCCGGATCGTATTCTGCGGATTGGGATGACAACAGAAAATAATATTGAAATTGCTAATGTAACGGATGTGTTATTGGTTCCCAATATGGCTATCCAAAAACAAAACGGTAAAACGTTCGTAAATGTTCTAAAAGAGAATAATCAGGTAGAGCAACGTAGCGTAGAAGTTGGCGTACAAAATGATATTCAAAGCGAAGTCAAATCTGGCTTACAAGAAGGGGAAAAAGTAATTGTTTCTCAAGTGGTTGCCGGTGAACAGGTTGGCAATTCAATGCGTGGCCCGAGAATGTTTTAA
- a CDS encoding citrate synthase, which produces MANATLTINDNSYELNVYKGSLGYEAVDIRPLTQNKLFAYDPGLVSTAVCESEITYVDGDNGVLLYRGYPIDQLAANGDYLEISYLLLFGERPTKEQYVDFSRLVRSHTLVHEQLTKFFQGFRRDSHPMAVMCGVSGALAAFYHDSIDVKNEAHRELTAIRLLAKVPTLAAMCYKYSIGQPFMFPQNHLSYAGNFLYMMFATPCEPYVVNPVLERALDKIFILHADHEQNASTSTVRTAASSGANPFACIAAGIASLWGPAHGGANEACINMLEEIGTVDRIPEFIARAKDKNDPFRLMGFGHRVYKNYDPRAKVMRETCHEVLKELNIKNPLFDVAIELERIALNDPYFIEHKLYPNVDFYSGIVLKAIGIPTSMFTVMFALARTVGWIAHWKEMYKQGNFKIVRPRQIYTGYTERDFPAMDKS; this is translated from the coding sequence ATGGCAAACGCAACGCTAACAATAAATGATAATTCCTATGAGCTTAACGTTTACAAGGGCTCATTAGGCTACGAAGCCGTTGATATCCGTCCATTAACGCAAAATAAACTCTTTGCCTATGACCCCGGTTTAGTTTCTACTGCCGTATGCGAATCGGAAATTACATATGTTGACGGTGATAATGGTGTATTACTTTATCGCGGATACCCTATAGATCAACTAGCTGCTAATGGAGATTACTTAGAAATCAGTTACTTATTACTCTTTGGTGAACGTCCGACAAAAGAGCAGTATGTAGATTTCAGTAGATTAGTACGCAGCCATACGTTGGTTCATGAGCAATTAACTAAATTCTTCCAAGGTTTCCGTCGCGACTCGCATCCAATGGCTGTTATGTGTGGGGTAAGTGGAGCCTTGGCTGCGTTCTATCACGATTCTATCGATGTAAAAAATGAAGCTCACCGAGAGCTAACTGCTATTCGTTTACTCGCTAAAGTGCCAACCTTAGCGGCAATGTGTTACAAATATTCTATTGGGCAACCGTTTATGTTCCCGCAAAATCATTTGTCATATGCAGGGAATTTCTTATATATGATGTTTGCCACACCATGCGAGCCTTATGTCGTTAACCCAGTTCTAGAACGTGCATTAGATAAAATTTTTATTCTACACGCTGATCACGAACAGAATGCATCCACATCGACTGTACGTACAGCGGCTTCTTCTGGTGCTAACCCATTCGCTTGTATTGCAGCGGGAATTGCATCGCTTTGGGGACCGGCACATGGCGGTGCTAATGAGGCGTGTATTAATATGTTAGAAGAAATTGGTACAGTCGATCGTATCCCTGAATTTATTGCTCGAGCAAAAGATAAAAATGATCCATTCCGTTTAATGGGATTCGGGCACCGTGTATATAAAAACTACGACCCACGTGCGAAAGTAATGCGCGAAACCTGCCATGAAGTATTAAAAGAATTGAACATTAAAAATCCATTATTTGATGTTGCTATTGAATTAGAGCGTATCGCCTTGAATGATCCATATTTTATCGAACATAAACTTTATCCAAATGTGGATTTCTATTCTGGTATTGTATTAAAAGCTATCGGAATTCCAACATCGATGTTTACCGTTATGTTCGCGCTTGCGAGAACTGTTGGCTGGATTGCGCACTGGAAAGAAATGTACAAACAAGGGAACTTCAAAATTGTACGTCCACGTCAAATCTACACAGGTTACACAGAACGTGACTTTCCAGCGATGGATAAATCATAA
- the icd gene encoding NADP-dependent isocitrate dehydrogenase: MQSNVQIPQGEKIQIAANGSLQVPNNPIIPFIEGDGIGVDVTPAMQVVINAAVEKAYQGKRKISWMEIYAGSKANEVYGENTWLPAETLDFIREYHIAIKGPLMTPVGGGIRSLNVAMRQGLDLYNCLRPIRYYDGTPSPVKHPELVNMVIFRENSEDIYAGVEWVAGSPEANKVIQFLQQEMGVKKIRFTEDCGIGIKPVSKQGTQRLVRAALQYVIDNDRTSLTLVHKGNIMKFTEGAFKEWGYQVAQEFGATLIEQGPWMRLTNPNTGREIVIKDCIADAFLQEVLLHPTDYDVIATLNLNGDYISDALAAQVGGIGISPGANIGDEAAIFEATHGTAPKIAGQNKGNPGSLILSGEMMLRHLGWVEAADLVVKAVSKTIADKTVTFDFAEMLEGATLRSTSEFAQDIVANM, encoded by the coding sequence ATGCAATCCAACGTTCAAATTCCTCAAGGTGAAAAAATTCAAATTGCCGCTAATGGTTCGCTTCAAGTACCCAATAATCCAATTATTCCTTTTATTGAAGGGGATGGAATTGGTGTTGATGTGACACCTGCGATGCAAGTAGTTATTAATGCCGCAGTAGAAAAAGCGTATCAAGGTAAACGTAAAATTTCGTGGATGGAAATTTACGCAGGTAGTAAAGCGAATGAAGTTTATGGTGAAAATACTTGGTTACCTGCTGAAACGCTCGATTTTATTCGTGAATATCATATTGCAATTAAAGGACCATTAATGACACCTGTTGGTGGTGGCATTCGTTCTTTAAATGTGGCAATGCGCCAAGGTTTAGACCTGTACAACTGTTTGCGCCCAATCCGTTATTATGACGGCACTCCAAGCCCGGTGAAACATCCAGAGTTAGTGAATATGGTGATTTTCCGTGAGAACTCTGAAGATATTTATGCTGGCGTGGAATGGGTGGCAGGCTCACCTGAAGCAAATAAAGTGATCCAATTTTTGCAACAAGAAATGGGCGTGAAAAAAATTCGTTTTACTGAAGATTGCGGTATTGGGATTAAACCTGTTTCCAAACAAGGTACACAACGCTTGGTTCGTGCCGCGTTGCAATATGTGATTGATAACGACCGCACTTCGCTTACTTTGGTACATAAAGGTAATATTATGAAATTTACCGAAGGTGCATTTAAAGAATGGGGCTATCAAGTGGCGCAAGAATTTGGTGCAACCTTAATTGAGCAAGGTCCATGGATGCGTTTAACAAATCCGAATACAGGGCGCGAGATTGTGATCAAAGATTGCATTGCAGATGCGTTTTTACAGGAAGTGTTATTGCATCCTACTGATTATGATGTGATTGCGACTTTAAATCTCAATGGTGATTACATTTCTGATGCTTTGGCGGCACAAGTGGGTGGTATTGGCATTTCCCCAGGGGCGAATATTGGCGATGAAGCTGCGATCTTTGAAGCTACTCATGGTACTGCGCCAAAAATTGCAGGACAAAATAAAGGCAACCCAGGTTCATTAATTTTAAGCGGAGAAATGATGTTACGTCATTTAGGTTGGGTTGAAGCGGCTGATCTTGTGGTTAAAGCGGTGTCCAAAACTATCGCGGATAAAACCGTTACCTTTGATTTTGCGGAGATGCTTGAAGGAGCGACGTTGCGCTCAACTTCTGAGTTCGCACAAGATATTGTTGCCAATATGTAA